A section of the Streptococcus oriscaviae genome encodes:
- a CDS encoding MATE family efflux transporter: MKEHQLGKEIIRLALPATVENIFQTLVGFVDTLLIAQLGLVAVTAVGLANAILNVYLAVFLAIGVGGTALIARSLGAGQLEKARRYAGQVQEVSIVAGILFGLVSILFGHWLLQAMGAEATVLEEAQVFFYWVGGLAVLHASMTSLGTILRASGDTVTPMKIGLMTNIVNLGLDYLLIFGIGSWSGLGILGTALGTILARLLGAYLLFREVQKTDMAFRLAVKLVWSDYKELITLTIPAALERLVMRLGQVVYFSLILALGTTVYASHMIAGNIESFTYMPAYGLATAAAVMVGQALGQKDLKKIRQIGLLSSVYGVLVMSCLGVILFVGAPYFAGLFTGEAEAIQQVVIALRIDAFNQPGLAVSLIMAGALQGMGDTRSPLYSTMIGMWGVRVLGVILFGQLLQWGIGGIWLSILIDLLLRATFLSWRFFTRVL, encoded by the coding sequence ATGAAAGAACATCAGTTAGGTAAAGAAATTATCCGCCTGGCCCTGCCTGCAACGGTGGAGAACATCTTTCAAACCTTGGTCGGGTTTGTGGACACCCTTTTGATTGCACAGCTGGGTTTGGTGGCTGTGACAGCGGTTGGCTTAGCCAATGCGATTTTAAATGTTTACTTGGCTGTCTTTTTGGCAATCGGTGTAGGTGGTACAGCCCTGATTGCTCGGAGTTTGGGGGCTGGTCAGCTCGAGAAGGCAAGGAGATATGCAGGTCAGGTACAGGAAGTATCAATAGTAGCGGGAATCTTATTCGGTCTGGTTTCTATCCTATTTGGCCACTGGCTATTGCAGGCCATGGGGGCTGAAGCGACTGTATTGGAAGAGGCTCAGGTATTCTTTTACTGGGTGGGCGGTTTGGCTGTCTTACATGCCAGTATGACCAGTTTAGGAACGATTTTACGGGCTAGTGGTGATACGGTGACACCGATGAAGATCGGGTTGATGACAAACATTGTCAATCTTGGTTTAGATTATCTCTTGATTTTTGGGATTGGTTCTTGGTCTGGCCTTGGAATTTTGGGAACAGCTTTAGGAACGATTTTGGCGCGTCTGCTGGGGGCCTATCTGCTGTTTCGTGAGGTGCAAAAGACAGATATGGCTTTTAGGCTAGCTGTTAAGCTTGTTTGGTCAGACTATAAGGAGCTGATTACTTTGACTATCCCAGCGGCTTTGGAACGTTTGGTTATGCGGCTGGGGCAGGTGGTTTATTTCAGCTTGATTCTAGCCTTGGGAACAACTGTTTATGCTTCTCACATGATTGCAGGAAATATCGAGAGCTTTACCTATATGCCTGCCTATGGCTTGGCAACAGCAGCGGCAGTTATGGTTGGTCAGGCTTTGGGGCAGAAGGATTTAAAAAAGATTCGTCAGATTGGCCTTCTTAGTTCAGTTTATGGTGTTTTGGTGATGTCGTGTCTAGGAGTGATTCTCTTTGTTGGTGCTCCTTATTTTGCCGGACTTTTTACAGGAGAGGCAGAAGCTATTCAGCAGGTAGTCATTGCTTTGCGGATAGATGCTTTTAACCAACCAGGGCTTGCGGTTTCCCTGATTATGGCAGGGGCCTTGCAAGGGATGGGAGATACAAGGTCACCACTTTATTCTACGATGATTGGCATGTGGGGAGTGCGTGTATTGGGAGTCATCCTTTTTGGTCAGTTGCTTCAATGGGGGATTGGAGGCATCTGGCTGTCCATCCTGATTGACTTGCTTCTCAGAGCTACTTTTTTAAGCTGGCGTTTCTTCACCAGAGTTTTGTGA
- a CDS encoding RidA family protein, translating to MKIIHTEKAPAAIGPYVQGKVVGNLLFASGQVPLSPETGEVVGSTIEEQTQQVLKNIAAILEAAGTDFDHVVKTTCFLKDMNDFAAFNSVYQTAFSGDFPARSAVEVARLPRDVKIEIEVIAAVD from the coding sequence ATGAAAATCATCCATACAGAGAAAGCTCCGGCAGCAATTGGACCTTATGTACAGGGAAAGGTCGTTGGCAATCTGCTTTTTGCATCTGGTCAGGTTCCTTTATCACCTGAAACAGGAGAGGTTGTCGGCAGCACCATAGAAGAGCAAACCCAGCAAGTCTTGAAAAATATTGCAGCTATCTTAGAAGCAGCAGGTACTGACTTTGATCATGTCGTCAAAACGACCTGCTTCCTTAAGGATATGAACGATTTTGCAGCCTTCAACTCGGTCTATCAGACGGCCTTTTCGGGAGACTTCCCAGCTCGTTCAGCTGTTGAAGTAGCCCGTCTGCCTCGGGACGTCAAGATTGAGATTGAAGTGATTGCAGCAGTGGATTAG
- the rapZ gene encoding RNase adapter RapZ produces MTKKLHLVIVTGMSGAGKTVAIQSFEDLGYFTIDNMPPTLLPKFLELIRHSQDNDKIALVVDMRSRSFFSEIRAVLDELESAEDLDFKILFLDATDSELVARYKETRRSHPLATDGRVLDGIQLERELLAPLKNMSQNVIDTSELTPRNLRKEISEQFASHDNQPAFRIEVISFGFKYGLPLDADLVFDVRFLPNPYYQVELRNLTGLDQPVFDYVVNHAESEDFYRHLLGLIEPILPGYQKEGKSVLTIAIGCTGGQHRSVAFAKRLADDLEKQWIVNRSHRDKDRRKETVNRS; encoded by the coding sequence ATGACAAAAAAACTCCACCTTGTAATTGTGACTGGTATGTCTGGGGCCGGGAAGACCGTGGCTATCCAGTCTTTTGAGGACCTAGGTTATTTTACCATTGATAATATGCCCCCAACTCTTTTGCCTAAATTCCTAGAATTGATTCGCCACAGTCAGGACAACGATAAGATTGCCCTAGTGGTGGATATGCGGAGCCGTTCCTTCTTTTCTGAAATTAGGGCGGTGCTGGATGAGCTAGAATCAGCGGAGGATTTGGATTTCAAAATTCTTTTCCTAGACGCTACTGACAGCGAGTTGGTGGCACGCTATAAGGAAACCCGCCGCTCTCATCCTTTAGCAACTGATGGCCGTGTGTTGGACGGTATTCAGTTAGAGCGGGAGTTACTTGCGCCGCTTAAAAATATGAGCCAGAATGTGATTGATACGTCCGAATTGACTCCTCGGAATCTCCGAAAAGAGATTTCTGAACAATTTGCCAGCCATGACAATCAACCAGCCTTTCGGATTGAAGTCATTTCCTTTGGGTTCAAGTACGGTCTGCCTCTGGATGCAGATTTGGTTTTTGATGTACGCTTCTTGCCCAATCCCTACTATCAAGTTGAACTCCGTAATTTGACGGGGTTGGATCAGCCTGTGTTTGACTATGTGGTGAACCATGCTGAGTCAGAAGATTTTTACAGACACTTGTTGGGTCTGATTGAACCTATTTTGCCAGGCTACCAAAAGGAAGGGAAGTCTGTCTTGACCATCGCAATTGGTTGTACCGGCGGTCAGCATAGAAGCGTAGCTTTTGCCAAGCGCTTGGCAGATGATTTGGAAAAACAGTGGATTGTCAATCGCAGCCACCGTGACAAAGATAGACGAAAGGAAACTGTGAACCGTTCATGA
- a CDS encoding YvcK family protein, translating to MRKPRITVIGGGTGIPVILKSLRDKDVDITAIVTVADDGGSSGEIRQALQVTPPGDLRNVLLAMSDMPKLYEKIFQYRFAETDGALAGHPLGNLIIAGISEMQGSTYNAMRLLSTFFHTTGKIYPSSENALTLHAVFVDGTEVVGESKISKHQGMIDHVYVTNSYNDEEPTASRQVVEAIMNSDMIVLGPGSLFTSILPNLMISEIGQALKETKAEVTYVCNIMTQRGETEFFSDADHVRVLNAHLGANFIDTVLVNIEPVPQEYMNTHQFDEYLVQVKHDFAGLQEQVKRVISSNFLRLENGGAFHDGDLVVEELLSIIQVRS from the coding sequence ATGAGAAAACCAAGGATTACAGTCATAGGAGGTGGAACGGGTATTCCGGTTATCCTCAAAAGTCTAAGGGATAAAGACGTGGATATTACGGCTATTGTTACCGTTGCAGATGATGGAGGCTCTTCTGGAGAGATTCGGCAGGCCCTTCAGGTCACCCCGCCCGGTGATTTGCGCAATGTTCTTCTAGCCATGTCTGATATGCCTAAACTCTACGAGAAAATTTTTCAGTATCGCTTTGCTGAAACAGATGGCGCTCTTGCGGGTCATCCGCTAGGGAACTTGATTATTGCTGGGATTTCTGAGATGCAGGGGTCTACCTACAATGCCATGCGGTTATTGTCCACTTTTTTCCATACAACAGGAAAAATATACCCTTCCAGTGAAAATGCTTTGACGTTACACGCGGTCTTTGTAGACGGAACAGAGGTAGTGGGTGAGAGCAAGATTTCCAAACATCAGGGAATGATTGACCATGTGTATGTCACCAATTCCTACAACGATGAGGAACCGACAGCTAGCCGACAAGTTGTCGAAGCGATTATGAATAGTGATATGATTGTTTTAGGACCAGGCTCACTCTTCACCTCTATCTTACCCAATCTGATGATTTCAGAGATTGGCCAGGCTCTCAAAGAAACAAAAGCTGAGGTAACCTATGTCTGCAATATCATGACCCAGCGGGGAGAAACAGAATTCTTTAGCGATGCAGACCATGTGCGGGTTCTCAATGCCCATCTAGGAGCAAATTTTATCGATACGGTTTTGGTGAATATTGAACCTGTACCACAGGAATATATGAATACCCATCAATTTGATGAATATTTGGTACAAGTCAAGCATGATTTTGCTGGTTTACAAGAACAAGTGAAGCGTGTGATTTCATCCAATTTCTTGCGTTTGGAAAATGGCGGAGCTTTCCACGACGGCGATTTAGTTGTTGAGGAATTGCTCAGTATTATACAGGTGCGATCATGA
- the whiA gene encoding DNA-binding protein WhiA produces MSFTVQVKEEILAQAQQHKSELAAIIKLSGSLGLAFGGLTLSITTENAKIARHIYGMLLQFYQVKADIRHHQKPNLRKNRVYTVFVEEGVNTILDDLYLADSFFGLDTGIAPAILSNDSWSQAYLRGAFLASGSIKDPEKGKYQLEIASVYSDHAQDLANLMQQFLLDAKVIERSKGTITYLQRAEDIMDFLLVIGAEEAKTEFENVKILREARNDLNRATNAEAANIARTVTASMKTINNIAKIMETIGLDQLPADLQELAQLRIQHPDYSIQQLAESLTDPITKSGVNHRLRKINKLADDL; encoded by the coding sequence ATGAGTTTCACGGTTCAGGTAAAAGAAGAAATTCTGGCTCAAGCTCAGCAACATAAAAGTGAATTGGCGGCCATTATCAAACTTTCAGGAAGTCTTGGGTTGGCTTTTGGAGGCTTGACCCTCTCCATTACGACTGAAAATGCGAAGATTGCTCGCCATATCTATGGCATGTTGTTGCAATTTTATCAGGTTAAAGCAGATATTCGTCACCACCAAAAGCCCAACTTGCGTAAAAATCGTGTCTACACAGTTTTTGTGGAAGAAGGGGTAAACACCATTCTCGATGACTTATATCTGGCTGATAGTTTTTTTGGTCTGGACACAGGAATTGCTCCGGCCATCCTCAGCAATGATAGCTGGAGTCAAGCCTATCTAAGAGGTGCATTTTTGGCCAGTGGTTCTATCAAGGATCCAGAAAAAGGCAAGTACCAGCTAGAAATCGCATCGGTTTATAGTGATCATGCTCAGGATTTAGCCAACTTGATGCAACAATTCCTTCTGGATGCTAAGGTTATTGAGCGTTCTAAGGGAACCATTACCTACCTGCAACGTGCAGAGGACATTATGGACTTTTTGTTGGTCATTGGCGCAGAAGAAGCTAAGACAGAGTTTGAGAATGTGAAGATTCTTCGCGAGGCGCGCAATGATCTCAATCGAGCTACCAATGCCGAGGCAGCCAACATTGCTCGTACAGTGACAGCCAGTATGAAAACCATTAACAATATCGCTAAAATTATGGAAACCATCGGTCTGGATCAACTTCCGGCCGATCTCCAAGAACTAGCTCAACTTCGTATCCAGCATCCTGACTATTCGATTCAACAGCTCGCTGAAAGTCTGACCGATCCCATTACCAAAAGTGGGGTCAACCATCGTCTTCGGAAAATCAATAAACTAGCAGATGATTTATAG
- the rplS gene encoding 50S ribosomal protein L19, which translates to MNPLIQSLTEGQLRTDIPSFRPGDTVRVHAKVVEGSRERIQIFEGVVISRKGQGISEMYTVRKISGGVGVERTFPIHTPRVDKIEVVRYGKVRRAKLYYLRALQGKAARIKEIRR; encoded by the coding sequence ATGAATCCATTGATCCAAAGTTTGACAGAAGGTCAACTTCGTACCGACATCCCTTCTTTCCGTCCTGGTGACACTGTTCGTGTTCACGCTAAGGTTGTGGAAGGAAGCCGTGAGCGTATCCAGATCTTTGAAGGGGTTGTAATCTCTCGTAAAGGTCAAGGTATCTCAGAAATGTACACTGTTCGTAAAATTTCTGGCGGTGTAGGTGTAGAACGTACTTTCCCAATCCACACTCCTCGTGTTGATAAGATTGAAGTTGTACGTTACGGTAAAGTACGTCGTGCTAAATTGTACTACTTGCGTGCATTGCAAGGTAAAGCTGCGCGTATCAAAGAAATCCGTCGTTAA
- a CDS encoding hydrolase, producing MVEEKKIPRVMSDLRQDIVEVPKVIKKCSGIRIYGRRIRSILFTTDVAVIANHDADAVLAVYPFTPSPAIIKSIMMVASVPVLAGVGGGLTTGLRSANMSLLSESEGAYAVVVNGPTDIDTIAEINKVADIPIIYTVVSEKADLASRIQAGVDILNVSCGPDTPRVVKHIREDFPDFPIIATGGPTEESILQVIEAGANAVTYTAPSNAELFKEKMTKYRKYFED from the coding sequence ATGGTTGAAGAAAAGAAAATTCCACGGGTTATGTCGGATTTGCGACAGGACATCGTAGAAGTGCCCAAAGTCATTAAAAAATGTTCAGGAATTCGGATCTACGGCCGGCGGATTCGGTCGATTTTATTTACAACAGATGTAGCGGTCATTGCCAATCATGATGCGGATGCTGTTTTAGCTGTCTATCCTTTTACTCCAAGTCCAGCCATCATCAAAAGTATCATGATGGTGGCTTCTGTTCCAGTCTTGGCAGGGGTAGGTGGTGGTCTGACGACTGGCTTACGTTCTGCCAATATGAGCCTCTTATCCGAGTCAGAGGGTGCTTATGCAGTAGTTGTCAATGGCCCAACTGACATAGATACCATCGCAGAAATCAATAAGGTTGCGGATATTCCGATTATTTACACCGTTGTTTCTGAAAAAGCAGATTTAGCCTCCAGAATTCAGGCAGGAGTGGATATTTTAAATGTAAGCTGTGGACCTGACACACCTAGGGTTGTTAAACATATTCGTGAGGACTTCCCTGACTTTCCTATTATTGCAACAGGTGGGCCTACTGAAGAAAGTATTCTTCAGGTCATTGAGGCTGGTGCCAATGCAGTGACCTACACTGCTCCGAGCAATGCAGAGCTTTTTAAAGAAAAAATGACCAAGTACCGCAAGTATTTTGAAGACTAA
- the crcB gene encoding fluoride efflux transporter CrcB, giving the protein MTLVFIGFFCGLGALFRYALGHLNQKKLPLGTLLINLSTCFLAGFFYRFSAESQLYPILAAGFLGGLGTYSTLNYELIRLFPHKKWFTLYFCLTYGGGLLLVWLGLTL; this is encoded by the coding sequence ATGACTCTAGTTTTCATAGGATTCTTCTGCGGTCTAGGAGCGCTGTTTCGCTATGCCCTGGGCCATCTTAACCAAAAAAAATTGCCATTAGGTACCCTACTAATCAATCTCAGCACCTGTTTCCTGGCCGGCTTTTTCTACCGTTTTTCTGCTGAGAGCCAACTCTATCCCATTCTGGCTGCCGGTTTTCTAGGCGGACTCGGTACCTACTCGACCCTCAATTACGAACTGATTCGATTATTCCCTCATAAAAAATGGTTCACCCTTTACTTCTGCCTAACTTACGGCGGCGGACTATTACTTGTCTGGCTCGGTTTGACACTGTAA
- a CDS encoding CrcB family protein has product MKRLTEPFLVFLLAALAGILRYLLTQTFPSLTGLSWPLIIINLVGVFLLTYFVKSYLPQRNCSPTLLTGLGVGFLGGLTTLASPLLDMVLSLQAGDFTLFGFLLFIYLPGGLAVAFFAYESAHKKENAGK; this is encoded by the coding sequence ATGAAACGCTTGACTGAGCCCTTTCTCGTTTTTCTTTTAGCGGCTTTAGCTGGCATACTTCGCTACCTGCTCACTCAAACCTTTCCATCGTTGACAGGACTTTCATGGCCCTTAATCATCATCAATCTGGTTGGAGTATTTCTCTTGACCTATTTTGTTAAATCTTATCTCCCTCAGCGTAATTGCTCTCCTACCCTTCTAACAGGACTCGGAGTTGGATTTTTGGGTGGCTTAACTACTTTGGCAAGTCCCTTGCTTGATATGGTCCTTAGCCTTCAAGCAGGAGATTTCACGCTATTTGGCTTCTTGCTTTTCATCTATCTACCTGGCGGACTGGCTGTGGCTTTTTTCGCCTACGAATCTGCTCATAAAAAGGAGAATGCCGGGAAATGA
- a CDS encoding chorismate mutase, with translation MNLETIRQEIDLVDSQLVKLLEQRMELVSQVTAYKKTHGKAVLDNQREKEVLKKVADRVVSDDYRATIVATFSDIMAQSRAYQTSQLERTHETLD, from the coding sequence ATGAATTTAGAAACAATCCGTCAAGAAATTGATTTAGTGGACAGTCAGTTAGTGAAGCTTTTGGAGCAGCGAATGGAACTGGTTAGTCAGGTCACCGCCTATAAAAAGACTCATGGAAAGGCTGTTTTGGACAACCAACGGGAAAAAGAAGTCTTGAAAAAAGTCGCAGATCGAGTTGTTTCAGACGACTATCGGGCCACTATTGTCGCCACTTTTTCAGATATCATGGCTCAATCACGCGCCTATCAAACCAGTCAATTGGAGCGGACACATGAAACGCTTGACTGA
- the rpsN gene encoding 30S ribosomal protein S14, translating into MAKKSKIARYQKQVQLIERYADLRRQLKKEGNYEALRKLPRDSNPNRLKNRDVLDGRPHAYMRKFGLSRINFRQLAHKGQIPGVKKASW; encoded by the coding sequence ATGGCAAAAAAATCAAAAATCGCCCGTTATCAAAAACAAGTACAGCTCATCGAACGATATGCCGACCTGCGGCGGCAACTCAAAAAAGAAGGAAACTACGAAGCTCTTCGGAAACTTCCTCGTGATTCCAATCCCAATCGACTGAAAAACCGAGATGTATTAGACGGTCGCCCTCATGCTTATATGAGAAAATTTGGCCTTAGTCGCATCAACTTCCGCCAGCTTGCCCATAAGGGGCAAATTCCTGGTGTAAAAAAAGCTAGCTGGTAG
- a CDS encoding flavodoxin, translating into MALAKIVYASMTGNTEEIADIVANKLQELGLEVHNDECTTIETEEILEADIIVVATYTYSYGGDGELPDEIVDFYTDLADLDLTGKVYGVCGSGDTFYDDFCSAVDDFDLMLSSRGATKGAENVKVDLAAEDEDIIRLEQFATDLVAKLG; encoded by the coding sequence ATGGCACTAGCAAAAATTGTCTACGCTAGTATGACGGGAAATACGGAAGAAATCGCAGATATTGTCGCAAATAAATTGCAGGAACTTGGACTTGAAGTCCATAACGATGAATGTACTACAATCGAAACAGAAGAAATTTTAGAAGCAGACATCATTGTTGTTGCGACCTACACTTACTCTTACGGAGGAGATGGTGAACTTCCTGACGAAATCGTTGATTTTTATACTGACTTGGCAGACCTTGACCTAACTGGAAAAGTCTACGGAGTCTGCGGTTCAGGAGATACCTTCTACGATGACTTTTGTAGTGCCGTGGATGATTTTGATCTTATGCTCTCTTCGCGTGGAGCTACTAAGGGGGCAGAAAATGTCAAAGTTGACTTGGCTGCTGAAGATGAAGACATCATTCGTCTGGAGCAATTCGCTACTGATTTGGTCGCAAAACTTGGATAA
- a CDS encoding DHH family phosphoesterase produces the protein MNDYSKILKTIQKFETIIIHRHVRPDPDALGSQVGLQKLLQYNYPSKRILVTGIDEPSLGWLSKMDEVKEEDYQGALVIVTDTANKERIDDQRYLLGAQLIKIDHHPNDEPYGDIVWVDTTASSCSEMIARFAFDHDLEVTPEIAFLLYAGILGDTGRFLYPSTTAKTFDVAGRLRQYDFDFAGLSRRMDSMDYRIAKLTGYVYDHLEVDQNGAARVILSQETLAAYQVTDADTSAIVPAPGRIDAVQTWAVFVEQKDGSYRVRLRSKVVPINTIAKGHGGGGHPLASGANSYSLAENDAIYQEIQEVVANAVK, from the coding sequence ATGAACGATTATAGTAAGATTTTAAAGACCATTCAGAAATTTGAGACCATCATCATCCATCGTCATGTTCGTCCTGATCCTGATGCTTTGGGAAGTCAGGTTGGGCTTCAAAAGCTCTTACAGTACAATTATCCAAGTAAACGGATATTGGTGACAGGGATTGACGAACCGAGTTTAGGTTGGCTCAGCAAGATGGATGAAGTTAAGGAGGAGGACTATCAGGGAGCTTTGGTCATTGTCACTGACACGGCTAATAAGGAGCGGATTGATGACCAACGTTACTTGCTGGGAGCTCAACTGATAAAAATCGATCATCATCCTAACGATGAACCGTATGGAGATATAGTGTGGGTGGACACAACTGCCAGCTCTTGCAGCGAGATGATTGCTCGCTTTGCTTTTGATCATGACTTAGAAGTGACCCCAGAGATAGCCTTTTTACTCTATGCAGGTATTTTAGGGGATACAGGGCGTTTCCTTTATCCTTCAACCACGGCTAAAACCTTTGATGTGGCTGGTCGCTTGCGTCAATATGATTTTGACTTTGCAGGTTTGTCCCGTCGGATGGATAGTATGGACTATCGAATTGCTAAACTGACGGGCTACGTCTATGACCATTTAGAGGTTGATCAGAATGGAGCAGCCCGTGTCATTCTCAGTCAAGAAACCCTAGCGGCTTATCAGGTAACGGATGCAGATACGTCGGCGATTGTTCCGGCACCTGGACGGATTGATGCTGTGCAGACCTGGGCTGTTTTTGTTGAGCAAAAAGACGGTTCTTATCGTGTTCGCTTGCGCAGCAAGGTCGTTCCAATCAATACAATTGCCAAAGGACATGGCGGCGGCGGGCATCCCTTGGCGAGCGGAGCAAATTCCTACTCCCTAGCCGAAAACGATGCGATATATCAGGAAATCCAAGAGGTAGTGGCCAATGCAGTCAAGTAG
- a CDS encoding FAD:protein FMN transferase, producing the protein MQSSSRSLRLMGTVIETKIWHDQPEPILDQVEELLYLYKNRFSANDLTSELMEVNLNAGVQAVPVAEDLYELIALGKQHSCASGSYLNITIGPLVQAWRIGFKDARLPDQATIDEKLQLIRPQDIEMDPEEGLVYLKKEGMAIDLGALAKGYVADKIVDFLKRMGVASGLINLGGNVLTFGAAQHNEDGLWKIGIQHPRLPRGNNVAVLALEQGSVVTSGIYERTLEVNGNTYHHILDPTTGYPIQSDLASLTIVSDKSVDGEIWTSRLFGQSLTDIYQTVLDHDGLEAIILTIDNQMIITPGLRERVIV; encoded by the coding sequence ATGCAGTCAAGTAGTCGTAGTCTTCGTCTGATGGGAACCGTCATTGAAACCAAAATTTGGCATGACCAGCCAGAGCCCATTTTGGATCAAGTGGAAGAATTGCTTTATCTCTATAAGAATCGTTTCTCAGCTAATGATTTAACCTCTGAGCTGATGGAGGTCAATCTGAATGCAGGAGTTCAGGCTGTTCCTGTGGCCGAGGATCTGTATGAGTTGATTGCCTTGGGAAAGCAGCATAGTTGTGCTTCGGGCAGTTATCTCAATATCACCATAGGCCCCTTGGTACAGGCTTGGCGAATTGGTTTTAAAGATGCTCGTTTGCCCGATCAGGCGACCATTGATGAAAAATTGCAACTCATTCGTCCTCAGGATATTGAAATGGATCCTGAGGAGGGGTTGGTCTATCTCAAAAAAGAGGGCATGGCGATTGACTTGGGTGCCTTAGCTAAGGGCTATGTAGCGGATAAGATTGTCGATTTTCTCAAGAGGATGGGGGTGGCATCTGGTCTGATCAATCTTGGAGGGAATGTTCTGACTTTTGGGGCAGCCCAACATAATGAGGATGGATTGTGGAAGATAGGAATTCAGCACCCGCGTTTACCGCGTGGGAATAATGTAGCTGTTCTGGCGTTAGAACAGGGATCTGTTGTCACTTCAGGAATCTATGAACGAACCCTAGAAGTGAATGGAAACACCTATCACCATATCTTGGATCCGACGACTGGTTATCCGATTCAGTCAGACTTGGCTAGCTTGACCATTGTTTCTGACAAGTCGGTGGATGGCGAAATCTGGACAAGTCGCTTATTTGGGCAGTCACTGACAGACATCTACCAGACAGTTCTTGACCACGATGGTTTAGAAGCGATTATCCTAACAATCGACAACCAAATGATTATTACCCCAGGTCTTAGAGAAAGAGTGATTGTATGA
- a CDS encoding type B 50S ribosomal protein L31: MKKDIHPEYRTVVFMDTTTGYKFLSGSTKNSKETIEFEGETYPLIRVEISSDSHPFYTGRQKFTQADGRVDRFNKKYGLK, from the coding sequence ATGAAAAAGGATATCCATCCAGAATATCGCACAGTTGTCTTCATGGACACTACAACAGGCTATAAGTTCCTTAGCGGTTCTACAAAGAACTCTAAAGAAACTATCGAATTTGAAGGTGAAACTTACCCATTGATCCGTGTGGAAATTTCATCTGACTCACACCCATTCTACACTGGACGTCAAAAGTTCACTCAAGCAGATGGACGTGTGGATCGTTTCAACAAAAAATACGGTCTCAAATAA